acataattcatacagtccggacagtcagtctagtattaggctttgcatgagcgagtgatgaattatcttgtttggttgattatgtgaaatatatatttatacataaattgaattacataagtttaccaTATGTTTcatgtcttgtctgttttgtacgttcgtctgtatttctattgcaatgatcatccatgtggatttgagcagaaggagacgagctgctggaagaagaaaacttagtagaagtagaagttaagaccgaacagtagaaccgttcggtcagtagtatAGTCTGATAGTAAGGTGATCGCTCGATCACCTTTTTCCTTTGCTTTTGTATGGCCGTTCGGTATGagcttttgtaaaccgttcggtcagaattGCTTATCTTGTAcaatttaagtttttagttcTTTCTGTAAGGTCCTTCGGCCACAAACATACTTCTCTTTTAATGTAAGTCTgaattgtaatattattaaatgtgattattctattatatagttttagactgtattttgggatgttacattcaTTATGTGAAAAGATTACAATAGAACGGCAATCACAATTCAAAGCCATCATTGATGCTTGCAATAGtgttagaaaaagaaagattaaaagaaaCAGAAATAAATATATCGTCGTGCAAGATGTTCAAACCTGAGTTATGTAGAATTATTTAAGAGCCATAAAGTTTTGGTTTGACTCATCCTATTCAAACTTGAGTTAGATTGAGTCGTTAAGAACCATAAAGTTTTCTCATGTTCAGTTTAGCATCACGAGTTAAGATAACTAGTTAGAATTGAACTGTGATGTTtcttataaacaaattaataactCAAATGTTCAAACTTAGCACAAATTGTTCAATACAATTGATACACAGACAAACTCTATAAACAGAAAACGAGTTGTCTCTGCAAAAAgacatgaaaaaagaaatagaaaggaAATCTTCAACATAGAACATGATCACCTAAAACACCCCAAATGACTGAACCATGGTTTGAATATGTTAACATTCAACATCTTATCCGTTTGACACCccatttagtttttcaaaaggGTGCTAAAAAGTCTTTGAATTTATGATCAACTTTTTCTGTACAATACAACACAAGTGCtgtttaatattaatttcatgAACCTACCTCACaaagttgtttatggttttctGCTACTGTCTCACCTTTGTTCTCGAGTAATAATAATACCTACATCACACTAAAGCCACTTTCATGATGTTGAATAATTTCAGCCATTCTGAAAGGCCGCATTTTCTGTTAAAGCAAAGCTGAGAGAGAGTTGATGAAAGAAGAAGGATGATGACACACAAATGTGAATGAGAAGAGCAATATTGAATAGTATAATTCCACTCCACGCCCGCAAATTTAGTCAATGATAGCTGAAAGTGATGAACTAAAAAGTGCTTTTCTGTGTGTATGACACCAATCTCAATCAAAGCAGGTATTGTCTGTCGTGCAGGTATATAAAAGGGCCACAAACTTTTTCGCCCTCTCTTTTGATTTGCTCAAATCAGAAAAGCTCAATAAACTATTGTAAGCTTGTGAATATAATGATGAAACCAGTTTCATTCCCTTCATATTTTAGTCATGTTTCAAAGAATGTGCAGCACATGCGTGTGCCACTTAAATCGGTACTTACTCAGGCCTATGCACTGCTactttccctttttttttctcttctgttcATCATGTTTTGTTTGTAATGAAGTTGCTTTGTTCAATAATAGGTGGAACTTATTGATTGGCATGTTGGATGAAGCACAACCAGCCAATGAATAATGCCCTTCTACTCACTACAAAATGCTTAGATGGAGCTGTAAAGTCAAAGCTGGAAACCATTGTATATTGTATAGACCATGAAGTTTGGTTTGTTATAAACTCAATTGTATTAGCCGTTGTGAGTAGTTAATGTACTAGTTGTTGAAGTCTAAGTAGTTATTGAGTTAgtaatttatagttgtttttatCTGTTATAAGTACAAAGATAAAAAGTTATAGGtcttaaattatattgttgatagcatgaataaaacaacaataataagATGTGAATCAAGTTTTTTCACAATAAAGAGTTTATAGTTTACAAAGTGGTATCAAGAGCTTGTTAACTTGTGtctgaatgaaaaaaatatagagaatttgagtgtttgaaaaaaaaaagatagctAACCTTACAAATAGTGCGTTTGTGACCAAGTTGACAAAGGTGATCAATTATGACAATTGTAGTCTTCAAATGAAGATCCTTCTTGGTTCTCAATAAAATATGGAGGTGGTAGGAAATGGTCACGAAGAGCCAAAAAAAACTCCACGAATTGGTTGAATGCTCAGTTGAACATGTTGAAAGTAGCACACGTGAAGAACAAGGCAACCTTGTACATATTGTACGAAGTTGTTGACGAGTTTGATTTTGAGAAGATTACAAGTGTCAAATCTTcaaaaaaacatgaaatataTTGGAGAAGACGTATAAAAGGGATGACCATGTGAAGTAGGTGTGACTTCAAACACTAAGGGGTGAGTTAGAGAGCATGGGAATGAAGGAGATAGAAGAAATAGCCGAGTACATAACTTGGGTTGAAACTGTGGCAAACCAGCTCGGTAGAAACGAAAAGATGTTGCCTGGTAGCCCGAGATGTGGAGAAGATCTTGAAGTCATTGAAGGTAGAGGATTATACCGAGAAGGTAGAGGAAGCAGTTTTGGTGGTAGAAGTCAAGGacatgaaaaggaaaaagagaacaAATCAACCGAAAAAGTGGCATAGAAGAGGACAAGATTCATGGAGAGGAGGTCGGTTCAGCAACTCAAATGTTAAGTGCTTTAACTGTGACAAGTATGACCATTATGCAAAAGATTGTTACTCATACAAGTGTTTCAATTGTGATAAGGTTGGACATTTTGCAAAAGAGTGTTGATCCGAGAGTAGAAAGGAAGAGACAACTAACTTgcagaagaagttgaagaagaaacaCGTTGCTTATGATGACACGCATATCAAGGGTCAAACACAAGTAGGCAGGGAACTTGATAAGACAACCGAGTATAGTGGAGAATTTGACATGACAACCAAGTAACGTGGATAGGTCGACTAAACAACTGAGTAGGAACATATGAAAAGCTCGAATAGCTCAATGGAGCAAGTGAACAACTCAGATAGTTCGGTGAGCAGCCTAGGTAGCACGGTGAAGCGTGTTAATAGGTTATATAAGTTAAAGGAGCAAGTGTTAGAAAACTCAATGGTGCATATGTACATTTCGAAAATCTTAGACATGTGCGAAGATGAGCTTGTTTTCCAAAGGTTAGAGATTGCAAAAGGTGATTTGCAATAACAAATTGAAAGGAGGTTAGAGGCAATGCAATTCTACAAGCGTGCTTGGAGAGAAGGAAGCGGACTTTGTAAAAGCCACGtttgaaacttgaacaagaTGTTTCAAGATTTCAAGAATAGTTAGAAACTGAGAAGAATCTAAGAGCATTACTGAAAGTGTAAGATGAGAAGTGACGACTTGAAATGGAAGAGGGTATCGATGTGATTGAGCATAACAATAAATAGGTGTGTTCTAATCTCTTAAAAAGAGTTGAACCTATTGATCGAAACTTAGTTAATTATAAGTCTGCCATCGAGAATGCAAAGAACTAGTCGACTACTAAGATAGCATAGAACAAAGTTGGTCAtagtgaaagaaaaatatagttGGAGACAGACAAAGTGAAAGCAAAGTCAACCATAAAGAAAGCGAAGAATCCAATTATTCATGAAAGGGAAAAGCATGGTGTGAGAAGAATTATTATACGTGAGAAGCCTAGATGAAGAATAGAAGAATCAAGATGAAGAATAAAGCAAACACTTAAGTTTACGAAGAAATTTTGTTAGATTTGTTATAAACTTAAATGTATTAACCGTTGTGGATAATTAATGTATTAGTTGTTGGAATATATGTAGTTAATAAGTTAATCATTTATagtcatttttgtttttttaaatacaatgaCTAGcaaattgtaatttataaattatattattgattgcatgaataaaacaaagtgaattaatttttttttacaataaagaGTTTTGTTATTTACATAAACAGATAAGAAAAAGGGTGCCAAAGAAATTCTATGAATcataaaatggaaaaattttCTTCCAACAatgaatttaattcatatattatcTTCTTATGAACATCACTCATTAATGTTTCAAAACGCTGTTTTAGACTTTTctgttaaataaattatatacattatAGTGTAAAGAAGGTGCATGTTtgagtattaaaataatgaagaatgaaAGTAAACGATAATGAGGCAAGCACTAATGttaccaaaatataaataattggcTTAGAGCTTAAGTGGAGTAGATATGAAGTTGAGAAAAGAGAGATGGGTTATGATTTGTgaagaataataatgaaatgCAGTGATATTGATTGGTGAGAaggaaaaaaatttagattattGTGGCTTTAATTTGATGGTACTACGAACAGTTtataaaggaagaaaaattggtttctGCAACAAGTGGAAAAAGCTAAAGAAACACAGAGGCACCGTCGAATCTCGTGGATTTGACCGACCAATGTACCTAAGTCTATCACTACGAAGGATTTTATGTGGCACAAAATTAATTACATCACCATCCCACATTTTCAATTAACTCAACTTTCCACCCAATTTACACTTTATTTCTatgatatatataatcttttttaagtttatattctcaatttttcatttgaatactGTACTTGCATTAATATAACTTgctttcaaattcttttatgtGATTGTATTATGACTAGCTTTACATAAACATAGTATTAATTCAAGGTTGTCTAGTGAGTTGGATCCCCTCTCACATGTGAGACAAGGTGTGGTGTTTTAAGGCATTTTATCTTTTCCAACTTTTGTGAAGGGCTATGGAGATTTTGGAATGGCAAGTTTGTACACATGCTCTTTGTTTGTTACtctatcattaaaaataatattctaaagTTCTTCTTTCATTGGAAATAAAGTATGAAAATCAACTTTTGTAAtcttatttactttttcaaaatttaattgtttattaatatttaatttttaatagcaaacatgataattattaaagaCAAAATATCTATTGGGAGGTATAATGAAAAGTTTTTTTAGACTAAAATCCTTTTTTATcctctaatttttataaaaattcaattatatccctaattttatttaatttgatttaagttttttagtttttaaaaatatctaattaaatcatttttgttaaattgaCAACAAATATcctttaaaatgtatatatgaaATCATtctacttaattaaaaaataaaattaatttgaataaatagatttttaagataaaaaaattataattgaatcattttaaaaaattaaaaaaataaattgaactaAATCAAAATTAGGaatcttattaaattttttgtaagaattaaaaggaaaaaatatattttaactttttttagtatatttgaAGGTGTTTGACATTTGGAAATAGGAGGTAGTAGGAGAGGGTGGTGAATGGATTAGAAAGAAGCCCACCAGGCAAGTGGGAACATGGACCTAATCAAAACCCTAAAACGCCATTACAATCATCCATTCTCAGTGGAGACTCTCTTTCTACCAAAAACATAAAACGTGCTTCCACTCtctccaaaattatcttcatttCCTATCCACACGCTattcaaaataacaacaaaaaggTAGCCCTAATTATGAGAATAATACatctttttagggttttttcttttttccttctttgaACGTCTAATATGCCTCCTTATTTAAATCAATTAGTTCAAACATGGAAACactataattttatgttttttaaggTATTATACCTTTTGTGGCTTTCTCTCTTCAACATAGCTGATATAGTGACATATCATGGCTCATGAGTGGATTCAAGTTAATTGATAACGATAAGCTCTACGAATCAAAATCATAGGCTCTGAAAATAACCTATAATGATGATATCATGTAGCTTTTTCAATTCACTGTAAAAAGTTACTTTTGTGGAAGAAAGATTTAATTTCTCtagtaaaacaattataaaggtctacttagttttaattttaaattattaagtttacaaaaaaaatgatttaattatatggttattctttttcatttgaaaaagataaaatctaTGGTCAAATATAACAATAAGGAACATGTCTATGATTTTTCTCTTTACATACAATTAAGAGTTTTAATTTCACTCAGATATTTAAGCATAAAAACATCTGTTTAGAGAGATAATTTGTTAAATGAACATATGTACCTTGAAGATTAGGTTTTTTCAAACAAGCGAAATGTAAACACTTATAAGagagaaaacacaaaataaGTTTGATATGAACCGAAATTAGCTTTTAAAGATAGCATGATTACAAACCGACCAAAAAACCAAATGACACTTTTAAACGAGATATACTAtgtaattcaataatatatatatatatatatatatatatatatatatatatatatatatatatatatatatatatatatatatgagtttgttaatttatataaccTCTTAaagtatatcaaaatttaattgataaaaatactCTCATATATTAAAAAGGGCATTCAAACCCaggaatattttaataattttaatttaaaataaaaaaatcaaaaattattcaaatatctttaacCTTAACCCTTAAAATCCATAATATAAGAGGGTATTTTTTCAACTAAactttggtatatatatatatatatatatatatatatatatatatatatatatatatataatcgcatgttattttcatacattctcgtatcaagtaataatcaTAACAcgtatatttataataaaaataactttaacaAAGTATTtgcaaattcaaaattataaggATCTTCAGTGGATCTCCAATCATTAGAATAATGTTATACTCAACGTTTACTATAAAAcgtattaaatatgtttatctCACTTCTAGGAAGTAATATTGAAATCCACCCTAacttgattttatattttatctattacACAAAGTCTAATGTATGAATCTTACTTCTCACttgatattttgttatttagaTTATCAACTAAggttaaaacatatttttttctcaatgaaTTCTTATACTTTATATTCTAAGTACACTCATACATAACTCCAATTAATCATCATATTTCCAAATATCTAAACAAAACATTCACCATTGTTTATATTCATTGATCAAATACAATCTCAtcacatatatattaattcatatatgcatTTATACACCACCAACACATCATTACATATCATTATGTGCATTGCTTGAGCGAGATACTATATATCCTTTAAGAAATTTCACTTCAATAACCTCAAGTTAATTTAGTGATATCAAACACAGAAAATATTTGACTTCTATCTCACTCATGTACCCTTTGTTATATGAGAGACTCATCCAAAAGAGAAGACTTCACTCAAGAAATTCCAAAACACCAACCAAAAATATGATTTACTTATCAGATCATTTTTTGCTTAAACagttaaaatcttaaaaaagagagaattgTTTCAACATGGATGGGAAAAATATTACCACTTGACCATGATGTTGGTAATCTCTTGAAAAAACAAggtttattataagaaaaatacaacTTACTCAAATCAAGACTATCATTAGATTATCTTGATTTATCTATTATTGTATCATGCGAGGTGTAATTTGTTTACAAAATAAGTCTAGAAtcttaaacaaaattcaaaaggttatattttctaaatagaTAAGTTTAAACTGAAATGAACTATAAATTAGCTTTAAATCTATTTGTGgacatttgaaaaatatatttttttatttcgttTAATTCACATCTCTTAGTATAAATTAACCATGTTTCCATAATGACACTTTTAAATGTAATTCAGTGGGAAAAATCAGAACCCAGAAGCTTGAGAGAGTGAAAAAACAATATTGCTATTGCCATACTCTGATATACACCCCTTTGTTTTTGTCATGACGACAatgcataataatatttaaatataattgcCAATAAGAAGAATGATTCTTAAAAGCATGAAGGGGATGAAAGAGCAAtgaaatctattttaaaattaattttcaaataaagccactttatgttctctaaagtaatttgattttaatgcaCGAAATCAATTGCAAACTATTGGTAACATGATTCTATTTTTCACAGAACTAACATAACTTTATATTCACTATTACTTGAGGCTACATATATTGTACTGAATAATCATTCTATTCACATGGTTgtgatagttttgaaattttaagaaaGTTCAATTTGAACCAATTCTGAAGTTGTTCAAAATCAATtctaaaacttttttaattaattgataccagttttaaaattagattttaaacaagtttgtgtTCAAATCCTCCATCATCTTTTGATTGTTTTAGGGAAATGAAATCCATTAAGCCTCATTAGGATCAAAGAAAGATTAAGGAACACTAATTTAAGCTAATGTATGACCTTCAACGGTGAAGGAAAGTTGTGGGGCATTGGATATGATTCACAATGATATTGAGAAATCTTTGTcattctttgataaaaaaaaaactggttAATAGATATATAAGTTTATCACCAATgccatttttaataaattttaattatttattaataaaaacatgtgATTATTTGACCTAttgaatattttctataaacacATATGTCTGAAAATTGTATACTAAGCCATGtcattatttttagttaggataAATTTGTCACATTGGTCcaatacaatattaaaatatcagttgaaaaaaaatgagttagTCTTGTTACTCGATTATTTGCTTTGAGATGTTGTATCCAGGTAGGGTAGGATCGGATTATTATAAATATGCAATCTTGATAGTTATGTAACTATAATAATagagttttcattttttaaattataattataaattaaggGTAAGGTCACTTAGTTTAATTCCATatgtttccatttttttttcaatcatagTTATATAGTTCTGAATTTATATAGttatgattaataaaaaaatatgattgttTAGGTCttagtattttaaaatcatGATTGGACACTAAAAAGTTAATAATgattatatttgattaattgagTACTACTACATTGGcttgtttaaataatattgagaaaaataattaacaatatagaaaatttattaacctacttcaaaaaataatttttaaattgttataatttaaaagaacttGATGAAAATAcctaaaattgtttattttgtcaGAAGAGATTTCAAAATTagattacttattttattaaaaaattaataatctcAACTATTTcgagaataaaaaatagaattgcTTGATTATagttctttaataaaatatttaaaattaaaaacattataaaagtCATATAAAAATCGATAAtctattttcttctaaaaagaTTTTGTAAAAACAACTTGCTTTCGGTCCATATTTTCTACCTgacttttaaacaaattttaactttacataaatttaagtataagatttttaactcttaattctaataaatattgaatacaCTTTACTTATTTAACACATGTAATAATGAAAAAACTGAaaagtttcttttttaaattaaggtTATTTCATAAGAGGTAAATAATGTTTGAGTTAGAATGATAACGGAGTGATATAGAGTGAAATTAAGCTCAAAATACCTAactaaatataaacaatttggTATAtgtattgataaatttaataaatttctgttatattaaaatgtaatgaATGAGAAATCTTGACTATTCTTTTATTGAAAACAGAGAAGTTTAATAGATTCCAGTGTTGGTAAAATGTATAATTTGAATAGATTTGAATGaagttaaagaaattaaaaattgtaagaaaattattaatggATGTCTATTGTGTTGTGTGGATAAAGTGAAGAAGAGATTTGACGTGGAAAAGaaatataagattaatattaaaaatgaaagattataaatattgttagaaagaaagaaaaaatgggcACCGAAAGGCAAATTGGAAGGCGAAGGGtatttgattgtttgaatttggtGAGTGAGGGACACAGTAGAATGGTTATGGGTCAGTCAAAAAGTGCAATCATAAGCATCACTTCACCTTCGCCTTCACCACCACAAAAACTCTAAACTCTTTTCTTCCCTTCTTATTCATTCCCCTTTCCTTCTCACACCTACCTACCCTATCTTCTTCATGCACCACTCAGCCATGGACAACTCTCACCTTCTTCAATTCCTTCCaaacaccaccaccaccaccaccaccacccccTTCTTCCACACTCCTCCACACACCACCAACATCATGCACCAACACCACACCCTCTCTAATAACTCCTCCTCCAATCACTTCTACCCCTTTCATGTCTCCCAAATTACCCCGACACCCTCCCACCATGATAGAGCCCTTGCTGCCATGAAGAACCACAAGGAAGCTGAGAAGAGAAGGAGGGAGCGAATCAACTCCCACCTCGATGAGCTTCGCACTCTTCTCCCTTGCAATTCCAAGGTATACATTACACTCCTTATATATGCAAAACTTTCTCTCTTCAACATAATTATAACACTTTCAACTTCAATTCCTAACAACACGCTTATGTAACCTATGTAGCTGTAAACTTAACATATGTATTTCTTCGATATGTTTGTCATTATTAAATTGATACTGTGCTTGTTTTTGACCAATTTGCAACCTTTTCTCACTGGCTGTATTCAACCCTTGTTTTATTCTCAAAGGTTGTATACTTTTTGACCAGCAAAGCTAAATGGGCTACACTTTAATTGCCATGAAATATGTATCTGTGGATATGTACTTGGCATACATACAACACAACGGAAAGAAACTCATAAAATCCAAATTGTTAGCTGCATTAGATTCTCATTACTCATGTCATGTTTCAAAAGGAAATCCCAATGGGTTTGGGAAAGTGAGTTTGCTTTTACCAACATGCGATATGAtggttatttataatttttggttCTTCAGACGGATAAGGCTTCGCTTCTGGCGAAGGTTGTGCAGCGAGTGAAGGAATTGAAGCAGCAAACGTCGGAGATAACGGAGCTGGAGACGGTTCCATCCGAAACCGACGAGATCACGGTGCTCTCCACCGGCGGGGACTACGGCAGCGATGGGAGGCTGGTGTTCAAGGCCTCGCTGTGCTGCGAGGACCGCTCCGACCTCATTCCTGACCTCATAGAAATCCTGAACTCGCTTCACCTGAAAACCCTCAAAGCAGAAATGGCCACGCTCGGAGGAAGAACGCGCAACGTTCTCGTGGTGGCTGCAGACAAAGAACACAGCATCGAATCCATCAATTTCCTTCAGAACTCGCTCAAGTCCTT
This sequence is a window from Vigna angularis cultivar LongXiaoDou No.4 chromosome 2, ASM1680809v1, whole genome shotgun sequence. Protein-coding genes within it:
- the LOC108328403 gene encoding transcription factor bHLH106 — translated: MHHSAMDNSHLLQFLPNTTTTTTTTPFFHTPPHTTNIMHQHHTLSNNSSSNHFYPFHVSQITPTPSHHDRALAAMKNHKEAEKRRRERINSHLDELRTLLPCNSKTDKASLLAKVVQRVKELKQQTSEITELETVPSETDEITVLSTGGDYGSDGRLVFKASLCCEDRSDLIPDLIEILNSLHLKTLKAEMATLGGRTRNVLVVAADKEHSIESINFLQNSLKSLLDRSNSSDRSKRRRGLDRRLMS